A single genomic interval of Armatimonadota bacterium harbors:
- a CDS encoding putative glycoside hydrolase — MSARRALTARFGGLLALLLASAMVLADALTAPRPEAAPDRPPAAAGGATVSDTGSAAPRRPARPEVIKAIYLTSWSAATPARVARALDLIERTELNAVVIDVKDYTGNVVFRTGDPLVARMGSEIPRLDLAALVRTFHERAIYVVVRIAAFQDHHLATARPDLAVRDAAGRLWRDRQGLGWVDPASGEVWAYLAAVGKAAAAAGADELNFDYLRFPSDGDLEGLRYPFFDPWTGSRRRTIRRFFEVLTGALRPTGAVLSADLFGLVTVTDHDLGIGQVLEDALLYFDYVAPMVYPSHYARGFLTFRNPAAHPYEVVHYSMRTAEERRRRFAHLVSALTAETAADASDRETAPVLARLRPWLQAFDLGAPYPPPAVRAQIRAVYDAGGSSGWYLWSPLNTYDQEALRTEAAADGSRPARR; from the coding sequence ATGAGCGCACGGCGCGCCCTGACCGCCCGGTTCGGAGGCCTCCTGGCACTCCTCCTCGCGTCTGCGATGGTCCTGGCGGACGCCCTGACGGCGCCGCGGCCTGAAGCGGCACCGGACCGCCCCCCGGCCGCCGCCGGCGGGGCGACCGTCTCCGACACGGGAAGCGCCGCACCCCGCCGTCCCGCGCGTCCGGAGGTGATCAAGGCCATCTACCTGACCTCCTGGAGCGCGGCAACGCCGGCGCGGGTGGCACGAGCGCTCGATCTCATCGAGCGGACCGAACTCAACGCCGTGGTCATCGACGTCAAGGACTACACCGGCAACGTGGTCTTCCGCACCGGCGACCCGCTGGTGGCCCGCATGGGTTCCGAGATCCCCCGCCTGGACCTTGCCGCGCTCGTGCGCACCTTTCACGAGCGGGCGATCTACGTTGTGGTCCGCATCGCCGCCTTCCAGGACCATCATCTGGCGACCGCGCGGCCGGACCTGGCCGTGCGCGACGCGGCCGGGCGCCTCTGGCGCGACCGCCAGGGGCTGGGGTGGGTGGACCCGGCGTCAGGCGAGGTGTGGGCGTATCTGGCCGCGGTGGGAAAGGCCGCGGCGGCCGCGGGCGCGGACGAACTCAACTTCGACTACCTGCGCTTCCCCTCCGACGGCGACCTGGAGGGGCTGCGCTATCCGTTCTTCGACCCTTGGACGGGCAGCCGCCGCCGCACCATCCGGCGGTTCTTCGAGGTCCTGACCGGCGCGCTCCGCCCCACCGGCGCGGTCCTCTCCGCGGACCTGTTCGGGCTGGTCACCGTCACCGACCACGACCTCGGCATCGGTCAGGTCCTCGAGGACGCCCTGCTCTACTTCGACTACGTCGCGCCGATGGTCTATCCGTCCCACTACGCGCGGGGATTCCTGACCTTCCGGAATCCCGCGGCGCACCCCTACGAGGTCGTCCATTACTCCATGAGGACGGCCGAGGAACGGCGCAGGCGCTTCGCGCATCTGGTGAGTGCGTTGACCGCCGAGACGGCGGCAGACGCCTCCGACCGGGAAACCGCGCCCGTTCTGGCCCGCCTGCGGCCGTGGCTGCAGGCCTTCGACCTGGGAGCGCCCTATCCGCCCCCCGCGGTGCGGGCCCAGATCCGGGCCGTCTACGACGCGGGCGGATCGTCGGGGTGGTACCTGTGGAGCCCGCTCAACACCTACGATCAGGAAGCGCTGAGGACCGAAGCTGCCGCTGACGGAAGCCGGCCGGCCCGAAGATAG
- a CDS encoding carboxypeptidase regulatory-like domain-containing protein: MTAGSRRFLALLTVLAALLLAGCAGGASGVLDGALSWITGLVTKSRGEAVAGATVTLVETGERSTTDAWGRYLIGTEYRGDGTLRAEAPGFLTLEWPVTFADGVATLNLPLVSMEDFSSALFQQLTGATDSRGTWRWDSPTVTYYIDRSGAYRAAFDAPVREAFTRWSMLTQRAVAFVESGPDAAIRVSFVSGEPCGIAAAAGCAGVTRVTAQGAVRGAFIELHAGYAADPGLALHEVGHTLSFTGHSPNTTDVMYSRMNGAAAPSNQEAAVAAVLYANPPGSTLSALRYPAEPTPAAATPAATAAAAVGLAARRPSAPPAAFPQIPPGPVSVVPIPPALSALPEIGTMVRGWFGGTGCLLRVPLLCGGGVGLRLW, translated from the coding sequence GTGACGGCGGGATCCCGCCGGTTCCTGGCGCTGCTGACGGTCCTGGCGGCGCTGCTGCTGGCCGGATGCGCCGGCGGAGCCTCGGGCGTCCTCGACGGCGCCCTGTCGTGGATCACCGGCCTCGTCACGAAGTCCCGCGGCGAAGCCGTGGCCGGCGCCACCGTGACCCTGGTCGAGACGGGAGAGCGCTCCACAACGGATGCGTGGGGCCGCTACCTGATCGGCACGGAGTACCGGGGCGACGGCACCCTGCGCGCCGAGGCGCCGGGCTTCCTGACCCTGGAGTGGCCGGTCACCTTCGCCGACGGGGTCGCCACCCTCAACCTCCCTCTGGTCTCAATGGAGGACTTCAGCAGCGCCCTCTTCCAGCAGCTCACCGGCGCCACGGACAGCCGGGGGACGTGGCGGTGGGATTCGCCCACCGTCACCTACTACATCGATCGCTCCGGGGCCTACCGCGCGGCGTTCGACGCCCCCGTCCGGGAGGCCTTCACCCGGTGGAGCATGCTGACGCAGCGGGCCGTCGCCTTCGTCGAATCCGGCCCCGATGCCGCGATCCGGGTGAGCTTTGTGAGCGGCGAGCCCTGCGGGATCGCCGCCGCTGCGGGATGCGCCGGCGTCACCCGCGTGACCGCTCAGGGCGCGGTGCGGGGCGCCTTCATCGAACTCCACGCGGGCTACGCCGCGGATCCCGGCCTGGCCCTCCACGAGGTGGGACACACGCTGAGCTTTACCGGCCACAGTCCCAACACGACCGACGTGATGTACTCCCGGATGAACGGCGCCGCCGCGCCCAGCAACCAGGAGGCCGCGGTGGCCGCCGTCCTTTACGCCAACCCTCCGGGAAGCACGCTGTCGGCGCTGCGGTATCCTGCAGAGCCGACTCCGGCCGCAGCCACCCCCGCTGCGACGGCGGCCGCGGCGGTCGGTCTGGCCGCCCGGCGGCCTTCGGCGCCGCCTGCCGCGTTCCCGCAGATCCCGCCGGGCCCGGTCTCTGTGGTGCCCATCCCCCCGGCGTTGTCGGCCCTTCCCGAGATCGGGACCATGGTGCGCGGCTGGTTCGGGGGAACGGGATGCCTGCTGCGGGTCCCGCTCCTCTGCGGCGGCGGAGTCGGTCTCCGGTTGTGGTAG
- a CDS encoding HD domain-containing phosphohydrolase: MRSESTMSAGVSAVQTASARVFRAIQIVPAAALLLAPVMVLVYLLANPALDRIIEAAVAHFYIVTFVSLIGFAISAVTIVGSSRLREARAFFLNLAFLSISGIFLIHALTTPGVLIGPNPTVGLAARLSLLVGSIAFTLSTVRWSGRISTWLAARWRAIAVALLLGWLLAAGWALFRPAAPPMPAAGGEAAPAGAGHAHIPYGGYGEDGPAGRDEGRASSVSLRGMLPDSSAMMAVAAMALFLFAAWRYRREHQLSAHPAQATLAAGTVLLAEAQLAMWIAPLWRLSWWGYHVLMLAGFLVALAGFGLSYARRRSLPGLVETLFLTDIIDRIESSYSEALFALVAAVEARDRYTKGHSARVSQMAVLIGEEMGLSGAELRSLGRGGLVHDVGKLAVPDAILSKPGRLSPEEYEVVKRHPVNGYDVVKRIASLRDELPIVLYHHEWYDGRGYPQGLAGERIPLAARITAVADVYDALTSERPYRPPLTEEEALAHLRRMAGTQFDPAVVEAFARMEPRWRERRRRQGL; the protein is encoded by the coding sequence ATGCGGAGCGAGTCAACCATGTCCGCCGGCGTCTCCGCGGTTCAGACGGCTTCGGCCCGGGTGTTCCGGGCGATCCAGATCGTTCCCGCGGCCGCGCTGCTGCTGGCGCCGGTGATGGTCCTCGTCTACCTCCTGGCCAATCCGGCCCTCGACCGCATCATCGAGGCCGCGGTCGCCCACTTCTACATCGTCACCTTCGTCAGCCTGATCGGCTTCGCGATCTCCGCGGTGACGATTGTGGGAAGCAGCCGGCTGCGCGAGGCCCGCGCCTTCTTCCTGAACCTGGCCTTCCTGAGCATCTCCGGGATCTTCCTGATCCACGCCCTGACCACGCCCGGAGTGCTTATCGGCCCCAACCCCACCGTAGGGCTGGCGGCGCGGCTCAGCCTGCTGGTCGGGAGCATCGCCTTCACCCTCAGCACCGTTCGCTGGTCCGGGCGGATCAGCACCTGGCTCGCCGCGCGGTGGCGGGCGATCGCCGTCGCTCTTCTCCTCGGGTGGCTGTTGGCGGCGGGCTGGGCCCTGTTCCGTCCTGCGGCCCCGCCGATGCCGGCCGCCGGGGGCGAGGCGGCACCGGCCGGGGCCGGCCACGCCCACATCCCGTACGGAGGATACGGGGAAGACGGCCCCGCAGGAAGGGACGAAGGGCGGGCTTCCTCCGTCTCTCTGCGCGGGATGCTCCCCGACTCCTCGGCGATGATGGCGGTGGCCGCGATGGCCCTGTTCCTCTTCGCGGCATGGCGCTACCGCCGCGAGCATCAACTCTCGGCACATCCCGCCCAGGCGACGCTGGCCGCGGGCACCGTGCTGCTGGCCGAGGCGCAACTTGCCATGTGGATCGCGCCGTTGTGGCGCCTGTCCTGGTGGGGCTATCACGTGCTGATGCTGGCCGGATTCCTGGTGGCGCTGGCGGGGTTCGGCCTGAGCTACGCCCGCCGGCGGTCGCTGCCCGGCCTCGTGGAGACGCTGTTCCTTACCGACATCATCGATCGGATCGAGTCTTCCTATAGCGAGGCCCTCTTCGCCCTGGTCGCCGCCGTGGAGGCGCGCGACCGCTACACGAAGGGTCACTCCGCGCGGGTCTCGCAGATGGCCGTGCTCATCGGTGAGGAGATGGGTTTGAGCGGCGCCGAGCTGCGCTCGCTGGGTCGGGGCGGACTGGTGCACGACGTGGGCAAGCTGGCCGTTCCCGACGCCATCCTGTCGAAGCCGGGGCGTCTCAGTCCGGAGGAGTACGAGGTGGTCAAGCGGCACCCGGTCAACGGCTACGATGTGGTCAAGCGCATCGCCTCGCTGCGGGACGAGCTGCCCATCGTCCTCTACCATCACGAGTGGTACGACGGCCGCGGCTACCCCCAGGGGCTGGCCGGGGAGCGGATCCCGCTGGCGGCCCGGATTACCGCCGTGGCCGACGTCTACGACGCGCTGACCTCCGAACGTCCCTACCGCCCCCCGCTGACGGAGGAGGAGGCCCTGGCCCACCTGCGCCGGATGGCCGGCACGCAGTTCGATCCGGCGGTCGTGGAGGCATTCGCGCGCATGGAACCGCGGTGGCGCGAGCGCCGCCGACGGCAGGGCCTCTAG
- a CDS encoding DUF2652 domain-containing protein, with the protein MERVLPTAMGDVQQGCLVIADITGYTRYLAGVELEHSQDVLADLMNVLVAQMRGLLHLAKLEGDAVFCYEHEGEADGGTLMAMIESCYFAFSRRVQTIDRLTTCRCNACRLIPTLDLKFLVHHGQFVIQEVAGSRELMGRDVILVHRLLKNTYTERTGIRGYAMATEPSLRHFGIDPAALGAVEHHETYHDIGEVHLYVLNLNERWRQAQAERAVYIAPGEGLTLAELDLPAPPPLVWHFVTSPRRRALWQPDVVRVEESARGGVRGAGTVNHCVHGDHTVEEEILDWKPVRYLTDRSKTSLGVVMMTTELTPVGPSGTHLSIRAIPEGGPEALETVRGMLPEFRQMFAAAGATLLRLLREVSVEAEERAGG; encoded by the coding sequence GTGGAACGGGTTCTGCCAACGGCCATGGGCGACGTGCAGCAGGGCTGTCTGGTCATCGCCGACATCACCGGTTACACCAGATACCTGGCCGGGGTGGAGCTGGAACACTCCCAGGACGTGCTGGCCGACCTGATGAACGTGCTGGTCGCGCAGATGCGGGGGCTCCTGCACCTGGCCAAACTGGAAGGGGACGCCGTCTTCTGCTACGAGCACGAGGGGGAGGCCGACGGCGGCACTCTGATGGCCATGATCGAGTCCTGCTACTTCGCCTTCTCCAGGCGGGTACAGACGATCGACCGCCTCACCACCTGCCGGTGCAACGCCTGCCGTCTCATCCCCACCCTGGACCTGAAGTTCCTCGTTCATCACGGGCAGTTCGTCATCCAGGAGGTGGCCGGAAGCCGAGAGTTGATGGGCCGCGATGTGATCCTGGTCCACCGCCTGCTGAAGAACACCTACACCGAGCGCACCGGTATCCGCGGCTACGCGATGGCGACCGAACCGTCCCTGCGGCACTTCGGGATCGATCCGGCGGCCCTGGGCGCGGTCGAGCACCACGAAACGTACCACGACATCGGCGAGGTCCATCTGTATGTCCTGAACCTGAATGAGCGCTGGCGCCAGGCGCAGGCGGAGCGCGCTGTGTACATCGCCCCGGGGGAAGGGCTGACCCTGGCCGAACTCGATCTGCCCGCCCCGCCGCCTCTGGTCTGGCACTTCGTGACGTCGCCGAGGCGACGCGCGCTGTGGCAGCCGGACGTCGTCCGGGTCGAGGAGTCCGCCCGGGGCGGCGTGCGCGGGGCGGGGACGGTCAACCACTGCGTCCACGGCGACCATACGGTCGAGGAGGAGATCCTCGACTGGAAGCCCGTCCGTTATCTCACCGACCGCTCGAAGACCTCGCTGGGCGTTGTAATGATGACGACGGAGTTGACGCCGGTGGGCCCGAGCGGGACGCATCTCTCGATCCGGGCGATCCCCGAAGGCGGGCCCGAGGCGCTGGAGACGGTGCGCGGCATGCTGCCCGAGTTTCGGCAGATGTTCGCGGCGGCCGGCGCGACCCTCCTCCGGCTCCTGCGGGAGGTGTCCGTCGAGGCGGAAGAGCGCGCCGGTGGCTGA
- the pdxA gene encoding 4-hydroxythreonine-4-phosphate dehydrogenase PdxA — protein MSAPLPSMRPVVAVTLGDPAGIGPEIVVRALAQDAVRAAAAVVVIGDGGTLERAMRAAGVRVEFDDDLRLIDLANVPPTLRWGAVQPEAGRAAGQYVERAVREALRGAVDAVATAPLHKEALWAAGYPYPGHTELLGALTGVADPLTMFQVRGLRIFFLTRHLSLREAIAQVTRERIAHILPRIAAELKRLGFARPRLAVAALNPHAGEGGALGSEDRDEIAPAVQDARARGLDVHGPIPADAVFAQALEGRYDAVLSLFHDQGHIAAKTVDFYGTVSVTLGLPFIRTSVDHGTAFDIAGKGLARCDSMSAAIIAAADLVRRIRATG, from the coding sequence GTGTCCGCCCCCCTGCCCTCGATGCGTCCGGTCGTGGCTGTGACCCTCGGCGATCCGGCCGGCATCGGCCCCGAGATCGTGGTGCGCGCCCTGGCGCAGGATGCGGTCCGCGCCGCGGCCGCGGTGGTGGTCATCGGCGACGGCGGCACCCTCGAGCGGGCGATGCGGGCCGCCGGCGTGCGGGTGGAGTTCGACGACGACCTCCGGCTGATCGACCTGGCCAACGTTCCTCCGACGCTGCGCTGGGGAGCGGTCCAGCCCGAGGCCGGCCGGGCGGCCGGCCAGTACGTCGAGCGCGCCGTCCGCGAGGCCCTCCGCGGCGCCGTGGACGCCGTCGCCACGGCGCCCCTACACAAGGAGGCGCTGTGGGCGGCGGGCTACCCCTACCCCGGCCACACCGAGCTGCTCGGCGCCCTGACGGGTGTGGCCGATCCGCTGACGATGTTCCAGGTGCGGGGGCTGCGCATCTTCTTTCTGACCAGGCACCTGTCGCTTCGCGAGGCCATCGCGCAGGTCACACGGGAGCGGATCGCGCACATCCTGCCGAGGATTGCCGCCGAACTGAAGCGGTTGGGCTTCGCCCGCCCGCGACTGGCCGTCGCCGCCCTGAACCCCCACGCCGGGGAGGGAGGGGCGCTGGGGAGCGAGGACCGGGACGAGATCGCGCCCGCCGTCCAGGATGCCCGGGCCCGGGGACTGGACGTGCACGGTCCGATCCCTGCCGACGCGGTCTTCGCCCAGGCCCTGGAAGGACGCTACGACGCGGTGCTCTCGCTGTTCCACGACCAGGGCCACATCGCGGCGAAGACGGTGGACTTCTACGGAACGGTGAGCGTCACGCTGGGGCTGCCCTTCATCCGCACCTCGGTGGACCACGGCACCGCCTTCGACATCGCCGGGAAGGGCCTGGCCCGCTGCGACAGCATGAGCGCCGCCATCATCGCCGCCGCCGACCTCGTGCGCCGCATCCGCGCCACCGGCTGA
- a CDS encoding DcrB-related protein: MRGWLIRTLAAFVAALLVSPAAAAPTSWRTFRHPAFGFSLSYPDGWEAASEDGPIAFMVVGPAPAGVDGLRLSVNVTTERAAADLTVDRFEALSESRMGQLFRSYTRLRTDRLILAGHRAILRYYTWKRNDGLEVYQMQLHLVPSGRAYIVTGTTAARSAQLRSEADLLLRIVSSFRP; encoded by the coding sequence GTGCGCGGATGGCTCATCCGAACCCTGGCCGCCTTCGTCGCAGCGCTGCTGGTCTCTCCGGCCGCGGCGGCCCCGACGTCGTGGCGGACCTTCCGGCATCCCGCCTTCGGCTTTTCGCTGAGTTATCCAGACGGCTGGGAGGCGGCAAGCGAAGACGGCCCCATCGCCTTCATGGTGGTGGGTCCGGCCCCCGCCGGGGTGGACGGCCTCCGCCTCAGCGTCAACGTCACCACCGAGCGCGCAGCCGCGGATCTGACCGTAGACCGCTTCGAGGCCCTGAGCGAGTCGCGGATGGGCCAGCTCTTCCGGAGCTACACCCGGCTGCGCACCGACCGCCTCATCCTCGCCGGCCACCGCGCCATCCTGCGGTACTACACCTGGAAGCGCAACGACGGCCTGGAGGTGTACCAGATGCAGCTGCACCTGGTGCCCTCGGGCCGCGCCTACATCGTCACCGGCACGACCGCCGCCCGCTCCGCGCAGCTGCGGAGCGAGGCCGATCTCCTCCTGCGGATCGTGTCCTCCTTCCGGCCGTGA
- a CDS encoding DinB family protein: MDPLLTPYLEHLDQLHQDIYEAVEPLSDEAINWRHPHLSNSIGVLLRHIAGSERYWIVQTVGGTAVARDREAEFGRERLAKAPLVADLRRAHQEARGVLEGLSASDLSRPLQLSFRGKTRTVTAQWALQQSLQHTAYHLGQIQLFKKMAESR; the protein is encoded by the coding sequence ATGGATCCGCTGCTGACTCCGTATCTCGAACATCTCGACCAGCTGCACCAGGACATCTACGAGGCCGTGGAGCCGCTGTCCGACGAGGCGATCAACTGGCGGCACCCGCATCTGTCCAACAGCATCGGCGTCCTGCTGCGCCACATCGCCGGTTCGGAGCGGTACTGGATTGTGCAGACCGTCGGGGGGACGGCGGTGGCGCGCGACCGCGAGGCGGAGTTCGGGCGGGAGCGGCTGGCCAAGGCGCCTCTGGTGGCCGACCTCAGGCGCGCCCATCAGGAGGCGCGCGGGGTGCTGGAGGGCCTGAGCGCTTCCGACCTCTCGCGCCCCCTGCAGCTGTCTTTTCGGGGAAAGACGCGGACGGTGACGGCGCAGTGGGCGCTGCAACAGTCCCTGCAGCACACCGCCTACCACCTGGGGCAGATCCAGCTCTTCAAGAAGATGGCGGAGTCGCGGTAG